From the Helianthus annuus cultivar XRQ/B chromosome 17, HanXRQr2.0-SUNRISE, whole genome shotgun sequence genome, the window ggctatctggtaattatcagcaacttcaaaattactctactagagtaattttgagcttctgtagagtaattttgtaaatgttcatgtagagtaattttggtcgtgtaaggtaattatcaaaattgtagggtaattatcaaaattacacaaacccccccccccaccccccaaaaaacctaaaccacccccccccccaaaaaaaaaaaaaaaaaaacctaaaaaaacctaaaccgcCCCCCacctcaccccccccccccctaaaagctaaaaactaaaccataaagctaaacctcataactaaatgctaacaaaattactctacaagacattTTCCAAAATCACTCTACAGAAaagtcaaaattactctactagagtaatttaaTAATTACTCTACATttctcaaaattactctactagagtaattttaaAGTTGTTGATAATTACCAGATTGTCACCgccactttttgctttttccccagtaattttgaagttgctgataattaccagATTGCCACCAccactttttgctttttccccCAATTCGTACGTTtcgtatgtttattttatttttatttgatctttaTCCGTCCAACGTAATATTGTTTATAAGTAATAAACATGTTCTTAAAATGTTTAATATTTTACAAGAAAATAATTGTTTTTAGATGAATTTATATTTTATGAAATTATAGCGTTAACTACTAACCCGGTTAAACCACCCGGTTCAACGTATTAAACCATTTGAGAGCCCAACCCGATATGATTTAAAAATcgttttttaaaataaaacattgATTCTAATATTGGGCCTTGGGCTCCTCTCACAGTAAGCTGGCCCAACCCACACCGTTATGAAATATCTATCTAACCCCCATAAAATATCTGGATACGAGACAAAACAACACCAATCATCGTACTCAACTTACGCGAATACCCGCTGCTTCATCCACACATCTGTCACAATCTTCCTTCCTTCCATTTATTTCAAACCCATTTCTTCAAATATCCCCATCACATATCATCGATCTCCCCTCCAACAACAACAACGTTTTCATTCAATCAGCATGGTTTTCGACAACAATAATGAAACCAACTCTTCCTCAAACCCCATCATCAGATCAATCCCAAGAGAAGACTCCCCACTTCTCGGAACCTCAGACTCCTTGTCATCAACACCCAAAACATTCGCCAACATTTTCATCGCCATCGTGGGCGCCGGCGTGCTCGGTCTCCCTTACACGTTCATGCGAACCGGTTGGCTTACCGGGTTCATCATGATATTCGTTGTATCCGGTCTCGCCTATCGTGGCATGATGTTGTTAGTCGAAACCCGAAGGAAACTCGAAACACCTCTTACTTATTCTAGAATTAACTCTTTCGGCGATTTGGGCTTCGCTGTTTGTGGCCCGATCGGTCGGTTTGTTGTGGATATATTGATACTGGCATCACAGGCCGGGTTTTGTGTGGGTTATTTAATATTTATCGGTAACACATTAAGCCATTTGTTTCATTCTGCCCCTGTTGAGTCAGGGAATTATCTTAATGCAGCCCCTTACATTTGGGGGTTAAAGGCGAAAACGTTTTACATATGGGGTTGTTTTCCGTTTCAATTGGGATTAAACGCGATTCCAACGTTGACACTTCTCGCGCCTTTAAGTATTTTTGCGGATATTGTTGATGTTGGTGCGATGAGTGTAGTGATGGTTCAAGACGTCGTTGTGTTTTTGAAAACGACCACGAATGTGCACGCGTTTGGGAGCTTTTCGACGTTTTGTTATGGGCTTGGAGTGGCTTTGTTTTCGTTTGAAGGGATTGGAATGGCGTTGCCGCTTGAAGCGGAAGCTAGGGATAAGAAAAGGTTCGGTTTTGTTTTGGGTTGGGCTATGTTTTCCATTGCAGCTATGTATGGGGTTTTTGGAGTGTTGGGTTACTTCGCTTTCGGTGAAAACACGCGAGATATTGTCACTGCGAACATGGGGAAAGGCATGTTAAGTTCGTTAGTGCAGTTAGGACTTTGTGTGAACCTTTTTTTCACGTTTCCGTTGATGATGCATCCGGTTTATGAAGTTATGGAAAGAAGGTATTGGGAAGGAAGGTATTGTTTGTGGATGAGATGGGTGTTGGTTATGGTGGTGAGTTTAGTGGCTCTTTTGGTGCCGAATTTTACGGATTTCTTGTCATTAGTTGGGAGCAGTACTTGTTGTATATTGGGGTTGGTGTTACCGGCTTTGTTTCATTACATTGTGTTCAAGAACGAGCTAAAGAGGGAGGAGCTTATGTACGATTTGGCGATGATTGTTCTTGGTGTAATTCTTGGTGTtttgggaacttggttttctttAATGGAAATGTTGTTTTGAAGCTACGAGCGTATGATCACATCAAAGTATTAAATGATTGTGATAGTAAAGAGCCTTCGATCAAACAATGAGGTTTGGTTGTTTTGGATTGTGTTGGTTCGTTATGGCTGGAGAGTTGTTTAATAGTTTGTGGTTGATGTTAATCAATTGGTTGTTGCTTATGTGCATTGTGTTGTGGAACTCTTTGAACAGTTTATTCGGTGTTTTATTTGCTTTTGTTATCGTTGTTAGACGTTTGATCAAGTGATTGAAATTATATTAGCAAGTCTTGAATTATATATGATAGATTGGTAATGTCAGAGAAGGCTACGAGTATATTTGATTTATCGCGTCTTAACGTTTGGCGTATGTTCTCGTATACATGGGTATGTTAAATTAATATTCTTGTATCACGTTTAGCGTTATGGTTTATGGGGATGACAATCTGACAGGTCGTGGTAGCTTGCAGAATTTAGAGTGCGTTTGGTTTGCAAAATTCACTCGAATTAAATTACGATTCCTTATCTCTAATTTGTGGGTTCGTTTGTATAATATTCTTGCGAAAGCCAGGGTGCGTTTCTATAATATTCTTGAATCTgctagccccccccccccccactgcAGTTGACAATACGCTACCATCGTTCTGTTACAGCTCACTAAGAGCAAATGTAAATTGTGAAATATAAAGCGATATAAGTTGCTTACTGTTAAGGTTACCACTTACCACAAGCATGTGGTAAATGCAAACGAACTAGTGCTTCTGATAAATGCAGTAAAAGTGTAAAACAGCTTTGTAATATGAGATTAAAGAGACTAAACAGTTTTGAGTAACATGCCAAATACTGTAAAACAATATATATTCCTATTTAGTTGTATCAACAACACAAAAGACGAAGAACAAAATCAGTTCAAAATTAAACCAAAATCAGATAAGATATGTCATATGATGTCATTAAAGAAGGGATTGTAACATTCATTTAAAAGAGTACCAAAGGGTTGACACTTGGAGTGTATGACTGAGTCAATAAAAAGATGGTCAATTCAGCTCCAAAATGACAACAGCTAAACAAGTTTCATTCCATCTAATAGATTTTGACATCAAGATAATAAATAAGAAACCCCTAGAGTCAATGTAGAAATGCAAAATGTCATCAAGATTTGCAAAGCAAAGTTGGGTTCTTATTAGGAAATCTTCTTTGCTCTTAGTTCATTGTTTTGCATCAAATTTATGGTTGAACACAGCTCTAAAGCAGGAACCTTGCCTTCAATGGAGTCGACATTACCGTTATCATAGTTCAATCTCGAtatgtggtgacgttgatagctgaaagacacgggggcacatgcaccaatcagtctctgtcctgattgtttgagtgttatgtgtctta encodes:
- the LOC110922983 gene encoding amino acid transporter AVT3B, which produces MVFDNNNETNSSSNPIIRSIPREDSPLLGTSDSLSSTPKTFANIFIAIVGAGVLGLPYTFMRTGWLTGFIMIFVVSGLAYRGMMLLVETRRKLETPLTYSRINSFGDLGFAVCGPIGRFVVDILILASQAGFCVGYLIFIGNTLSHLFHSAPVESGNYLNAAPYIWGLKAKTFYIWGCFPFQLGLNAIPTLTLLAPLSIFADIVDVGAMSVVMVQDVVVFLKTTTNVHAFGSFSTFCYGLGVALFSFEGIGMALPLEAEARDKKRFGFVLGWAMFSIAAMYGVFGVLGYFAFGENTRDIVTANMGKGMLSSLVQLGLCVNLFFTFPLMMHPVYEVMERRYWEGRYCLWMRWVLVMVVSLVALLVPNFTDFLSLVGSSTCCILGLVLPALFHYIVFKNELKREELMYDLAMIVLGVILGVLGTWFSLMEMLF